One genomic region from Strix uralensis isolate ZFMK-TIS-50842 chromosome 5, bStrUra1, whole genome shotgun sequence encodes:
- the KERA gene encoding keratocan — MTLKVYTSLLLLFLVNSVWTRTVRQVYDELDPEHWSHYTSECPRECFCPPSFPNALYCDNKGLKEIPPIPARIWYLYLQNNLIETVSEKPFVNATHLRWINLNKNKITNSGIESGVLSKLKRLLYLFLEDNELEEVPAPLPVGLEQLRLARNKISRIPEGVFSNLENLTMLDLHQNSLLDSALQSDTFQGLNNLMQLNIAKNALKKMPLSIPANTLQLFLDNNSIEVIPENYFSAIPKVTFLRLNYNKLSDDGIPPNGFNVSSILDLQLSHNQLTKIPPINAQLEHLHLDHNRIKSVNGTQICPVSIAIAEDYGIYGNTPRLRYLRLDGNEIQPPIPLDIMICFRLLQAVVI; from the exons ATGACTCTAAAAGTCTATAcaagccttttgcttttattcttggTCAATTCTGTGTGGACTCGAACTGTGAGACAAGTTTATGATGAGCTGGATCCTGAGCATTGGTCTCACTACACTTCTGAGTGTCCACGAGAGTGCTTTTGTCCTCCTAGTTTCCCCAATGCATTATACTGTGATAACAAAGGACTTAAAGAAATACCTCCAATTCCAGCAAGAATTTGGTACCTCTATCTTCAAAACAATCTAATTGAAACAGTTTCAGAGAAGCCTTTTGTGAATGCCACTCATCTGAGATGGATAAATCTGAACAAGAATAAGATTACCAACAGTGGAATTGAGAGTGGTGTGCTGAGCAAGCTGAAAAGGCTGCTTTACTTATTCCTTGAAGATAACGAATTGGAAGAAGTGCCTGCCCCATTACCAGTGGGCCTGGAACAGCTCAGACTGGCTAGAAACAAAATCTCCAGAATCCCAGAAGGAGTCTTCAGCAACTTGGAAAACCTTACTATGTTAGATCTGCACCAGAACAGTTTGTTGGACAGCGCTCTTCAAAGTGACACCTTCCAAGGACTCAACAATCTTATGCAGCTCAACATAGCAAAAAATGCACTCAAGAAAATGCCTTTAAGCATTCCAGCTAACACACTGCAGCTGTTTTTGGACAACAACTCCATTGAAGTGATACCAGAAAACTACTTCAGTGCAATACCCAAAGTGACTTTCCTTAGGCTGAACTACAATAAATTATCTGATGACGGTATTCCCCCAAATGGGTTTAATGTCTCATCTATTCTAGATCTACAGCTGTCTCACAACCAGCTCACTAAAATTCCACCAATCAATGCTCAACTCGAGCACCTTCACCTTGATCACAACAGAATCAAAA GTGTCAATGGTACTCAAATATGCCCAGTCTCAATTGCCATAGCAGAAGACTATGGTATTTACGGCAACACCCCTCGCCTCAGATACCTTCGCCTGGATGGAAATGAAATTCAACCTCCAATCCCATTGGACATCATGATATGTTTCCGACTACTTCAAGCTGTTGTTATATAA